Within Micromonas commoda chromosome 9, complete sequence, the genomic segment ATTTCCCCGCGGTGACCCTAGCGAGCCGGGCCTTGGCCTGCTCCTGGGGGGTCTCGGGGATCAGATAATAGGTCAGGCTGCCCAACAGGCGCAGGGTGACGTTCTTGCCCACCGCGATGAGGGTGACGACCACGGTGAGGGCGGTGTACGGGAGCATGCCAATCAACGCGCGCTCATCGGGGGTCGACATCATCGCGCCTGTCGCGAGATGAGCGGGGAGGTGTGAGGGCAGGCGGCGGCTGTTCCTCTGCGCTTTTTCTCTTGCACTTTTTCGAcaccgcccccgtcgtcctgCTGACGTGCACAATTCCCGATCGCGACCGATGTACGTCATCACCAACACCGCTCTCACCCAGAAGgccgccatcggcggcaGGGCCGTCAGAATGAACCGGCAGAGGACCGTCGCGCGCAGATCTgcggtcgccgcccccgtgcGCGCCAAGCTCTACGACAACATCCTCGAAACCATCGGCAACACGCCCATCGTGAAGATCAGCGACAGGCTCGCGCCgaagggcgtcgaggtctACGCCAAGGCTGAGTTCTTCAACCCCTGCAGCTCTGTGAAGGATCGGTGAGTGTCTTACATATCGTTTTCCTCTCTGATACGGTCGCTTCGAAcctggcgtcgtccccgcccatCGGTAACCCGAGTTGCCCGATCGCGGGTAACAATTCCCGAAGAGATATTTTTGTTCCCCCGCTCACACTGACCACTCGCCTCGTACCCTTCAATCTACGCACAGACTCGCGCTTGCAGtcatcaccgacgccgagcagaAGGGTCTGCTCAAGCCCGGCGATACCGTCGTCGAGGCCACCTCCGGCAACACCGGCATCGCGGTTGCCATGGTCTGCGCGCAGAGAGGATACAACTGCGTCATCTGCATGGCTGAGCCGTTCTCGGTGGAGCGCCGAAAGATCATGAGGATGCTCGGCGCCAAGGTGATCGTCACGCCAAAGGCTGGTAAAGGCACCGGCATGGTCGCGAAAGCGGAAGAGCTGTGCGAGAAGCACGGATGGTTCCTCTGCAGGCAGTTCGAGAACGACGCCAATCCCGCCTTTCACGCATCAACCACGGGTCCCGAAATTCTCACTGACTTTGCTGGCAAGAGGCTCGACTACTTTGTCACCGGCTACGGCACCGGAGGCACCTTCCAGGGtgtcggccgcgtcgtcaaggcggcgaGACCCGATACCAAGAttgtcctcctcgagcccgaggcggctTCCCTCATCGCCTCCGGGACCAAGACTGAGAGGAAGTCGACCGGCGCTCCAAAGGGATCGCACCCTGCTTTTGCAGCTCACCCGATCCAGGGCTGGACCCCCGACTTCATCCCGAAGGTGCTCGAGGATGCACAGGCGATGGACCTTtacgacgagctcgttcCCATCTCTGGTCCTGAGGCGATCGAGACTGCGCAGAAGCTGGCGAGCACTCAGGGTATCTTCACAGGTATCTCTGGCGGCGCCTCGATGGCAGGTGCGCTCAAGGTTGCAGCGAAGGCTCCCAAGGGCAGCGTGATCCTCACCATGCTTCCCGACACCTCAGAACGATACATGTCAACGCCCCTGTACGAGTCTATCGCCGCAGACATGAACGAGGAGGAACTCGAGATCGCCAAGTCCACCCCTTCCTTCCAGCTGCTTCCCGGCGAGGAGCCCGTGCTCCAGGCGTGATAATAAAACACGACGCGCGTGGTGATTTGGACTGAGCACTTTTAATACAGTCTTCTACGTTCACGAAATTCTGCTCAGTGCGTGGGAACCTGGGAGTGCAGTCTCTTCTGCTCCTTACCCGACGTGACTTCCTCTCCCTTCTCCAGGCTCATCTGCCTCGCCCTCTCCTGAAGCGCCGCAACACCATCCGGTCCGGCTTCGTACTTTTTATACTGACCAACCTGAACGTTGCCCTCCTTcagcccgccgccttcctctCCTTCCCTCTTCGCGGgttccttcgccgcgagctccttcgcaAACTTTTCGCACCTGGCGACTATGACCTTCTTCACCGCTGCACAAACCGCGCGTTTGAAGGGAACTTCCTGCGCCATGTGAACGATCACCtcaacctcgtcgtcgtccaccgcccaGTTCCACTCGGCGAATCCGTGGATCTGCaggccgctcccgccgcgaaTGGAACCCGCCCAGTCGATGGCGCAGTCGAAATCGTGACCCCACACCTTCTTGCCCTTCCTGACGTGAACCCAGCAATCCCCCTTGACTTCCCGCACGACAATCTTCGCGTCAAGATCAAGCTCGAGCCCGTCGACTTCCAGGTACTGGCTAACGGGCGCCCTGTGCAGAAGCTCCTTTAACCTGGCCCTGCCCCACTCATCGAGCTTGGTCTCCTCGAAGTGCCAGCTGTTCATGTTCCACGCGCTACCGGTAGCATCCTGCTTGCTCTTCTTGTCGAACTCCTCGCTCGAAgccggagcggcggcggtcgcgtcaGAATGGTTCTTctgcgcgaccggcgcgggcttgggaacggtctcgtcgtcggagtccgAGTCGATGTCGTCCCACTTGCTGTAGTCTATGGGCATCCTGACCTACTGGTATGATCCGCCGGAGGTGGATCGAAACGCTTGTTCGACGGggccgatggcgtcggcggcggcgctctctTGGAATGAAATGAACGTGTCCGAAGGATCTCACGATTTTGTCCTCCTTTAGTTAAACTCCTAAGCAGCTATGTGTGCCGTAAGCTGCCAACAACACCTACGTTCACGGATAGAGCGTGGACGGGGTCTCGAATGTGGCGAAAATCTTCCTAAACATCGGCTCCATCTCCGCGTACCTGTCCTCTGGACACACCGCGGTGAGCGTGAACAGCCGGTTCACGCGACCATTGTACCCGATACCCACGGCGCTGAGCAGGTGCTGATAGAAGTTCTCTTCCGGCCTCTCGACCGTGTATTCGATGACGTACCTATCTCCGGCGTTCTTAGCGTCCACCACGTATGAGAACTGTTTGGGACCCTGCCTGGGTTTGGGCCTCGTCAttccggcggcgactccgTACGCAAACTCGTCGGGAGATCCAAAGCTTCCCATCTTCGGGTAGTCCGCGCCTAGGGCGGTGGCGACCACGTTTACGTTGATCTCGGGCTGTCCTGGTGGGTAGAACGCGATCACCTTGCGCGTGGACTGCGGGTTTGGGGACGTATCTCCCAGCGCCCTCTCCCAGTCGCTCGGCACCGCGAGCGAATACTTGTCCTCTTCATCGTTGTACACCTGAGTCAGCGTCGTGGCGGGTTCatccgcgcgtgcgacgcgggggaaAGCCGCGATCGAGACGagtgacgtcgccgcgccagcgAGAAGTTCACGGCGCTCCAGGGATCCGTCGGCGGACGCTTCGGCGCGTGTCCTCGAAACCCGAGGGTTGAAGGATTTGCGAAACGTGGCTGACCGatcggggcgacggggcg encodes:
- a CDS encoding predicted protein: MNRQRTVARRSAVAAPVRAKLYDNILETIGNTPIVKISDRLAPKGVEVYAKAEFFNPCSSVKDRLALAVITDAEQKGLLKPGDTVVEATSGNTGIAVAMVCAQRGYNCVICMAEPFSVERRKIMRMLGAKVIVTPKAGKGTGMVAKAEELCEKHGWFLCRQFENDANPAFHASTTGPEILTDFAGKRLDYFVTGYGTGGTFQGVGRVVKAARPDTKIVLLEPEAASLIASGTKTERKSTGAPKGSHPAFAAHPIQGWTPDFIPKVLEDAQAMDLYDELVPISGPEAIETAQKLASTQGIFTGISGGASMAGALKVAAKAPKGSVILTMLPDTSERYMSTPLYESIAADMNEEELEIAKSTPSFQLLPGEEPVLQA
- a CDS encoding predicted protein; translation: MPIDYSKWDDIDSDSDDETVPKPAPVAQKNHSDATAAAPASSEEFDKKSKQDATGSAWNMNSWHFEETKLDEWGRARLKELLHRAPVSQYLEVDGLELDLDAKIVVREVKGDCWVHVRKGKKVWGHDFDCAIDWAGSIRGGSGLQIHGFAEWNWAVDDDEVEVIVHMAQEVPFKRAVCAAVKKVIVARCEKFAKELAAKEPAKREGEEGGGLKEGNVQVGQYKKYEAGPDGVAALQERARQMSLEKGEEVTSGKEQKRLHSQVPTH
- the PSBP2 gene encoding oxygen-evolving enhancer PsbP, coding for MLLRSTAPHASKIAPRRPDRSATFRKSFNPRVSRTRAEASADGSLERRELLAGAATSLVSIAAFPRVARADEPATTLTQVYNDEEDKYSLAVPSDWERALGDTSPNPQSTRKVIAFYPPGQPEINVNVVATALGADYPKMGSFGSPDEFAYGVAAGMTRPKPRQGPKQFSYVVDAKNAGDRYVIEYTVERPEENFYQHLLSAVGIGYNGRVNRLFTLTAVCPEDRYAEMEPMFRKIFATFETPSTLYP